In a single window of the Verrucomicrobiia bacterium genome:
- a CDS encoding (Fe-S)-binding protein — MSPSASHLKNLDYSVLQQCMHCGLCLPVCPTYDATKIERHSPRGRISLMRAVADDRMAMSRTFADEMYFCLGCLACMSACPAGVNYAELFEHARAEAENSGALKSPQRNFIRAFTLRWLFMDLTRLQLAGRALGLYQQLGFQALLRSSGILKLLPKRLRELESMMPAIQPHVSADLIAPVTPALGQKKYRVAMLIGCAQDLIFSDINQDTVEVLAGNGCEVVTPPEQSCCGSLHAHNGEWELARQLARKQIDQFPPEQYDAIISNAGGCGSHLKHFHSLLADDPLYRERASLWDHKLKDIHEWLVEIGVRKPVNPLPKQIVTYHESCHLAHGQQITSQPRRLLGFIPGLELVDLPESAWCCGSAGIYNLIQPQMANDLLERKLNHIESTGAGIVATANPGCLLQLINGAKARGLGLRVAHPVSLLAEAYRLETQEP; from the coding sequence CAATGCATGCACTGCGGGCTTTGCCTGCCCGTCTGCCCCACCTACGACGCAACCAAAATCGAGCGGCATAGCCCGCGTGGACGCATTTCCCTGATGCGGGCGGTGGCCGATGATCGCATGGCCATGAGCCGGACCTTCGCCGACGAGATGTATTTCTGCCTTGGCTGCCTGGCTTGCATGAGCGCCTGCCCTGCCGGTGTGAATTACGCCGAGCTGTTCGAGCACGCCCGCGCTGAGGCCGAGAACAGTGGCGCGCTCAAATCGCCTCAACGCAACTTCATCCGCGCTTTCACCCTCCGCTGGCTTTTCATGGACCTAACCCGGCTGCAACTGGCTGGCCGCGCGTTGGGCCTGTATCAGCAACTCGGCTTTCAGGCGTTGCTACGGAGTAGCGGGATTTTGAAATTGCTCCCGAAACGATTGCGCGAGCTCGAGTCAATGATGCCCGCGATTCAACCGCACGTCTCGGCCGACCTCATCGCGCCCGTGACGCCCGCTCTTGGACAGAAGAAATACCGCGTAGCGATGCTGATTGGCTGCGCGCAGGATTTGATCTTCAGCGATATCAATCAGGACACTGTCGAGGTCCTCGCGGGCAACGGCTGCGAAGTCGTCACACCTCCGGAGCAGTCTTGCTGTGGGTCACTTCATGCCCATAACGGAGAATGGGAGTTGGCCCGGCAGTTGGCCCGCAAGCAAATCGATCAGTTCCCGCCTGAGCAGTATGACGCCATCATCAGCAACGCCGGTGGATGCGGCTCGCATCTCAAGCACTTCCACAGCCTGCTGGCGGATGATCCCCTTTACCGGGAGCGCGCCAGCCTTTGGGACCACAAGCTTAAGGACATCCACGAATGGCTGGTTGAGATTGGCGTTCGCAAGCCTGTTAACCCGCTTCCAAAGCAGATTGTCACCTATCACGAGTCCTGCCACCTGGCGCATGGACAGCAGATCACCTCTCAACCCCGGAGACTTCTCGGCTTCATTCCGGGCCTCGAACTGGTTGATTTGCCTGAGAGCGCCTGGTGCTGCGGCAGCGCCGGGATTTACAATCTGATTCAGCCCCAAATGGCCAATGACCTCCTCGAACGCAAACTCAACCACATTGAATCCACGGGCGCCGGCATCGTCGCCACCGCGAACCCGGGCTGCCTGTTGCAACTTATCAATGGAGCAAAGGCGCGCGGATTAGGCCTGCGCGTGGCGCATCCTGTCTCGCTGCTGGCTGAGGCCTACCGCCTCGAAACTCAAGAGCCATGA
- a CDS encoding bifunctional 4-hydroxy-2-oxoglutarate aldolase/2-dehydro-3-deoxy-phosphogluconate aldolase — protein sequence MTRSKSEIDSLLVNPGIIAVVRAQSAEQVLPLSEALLEGGVRAIEITMTTPNALAAIRDARQRLGQRALIGVGTVLDLGICRAAIAAGAEFVVTPVCRPEFVPIAHDAERVVMLGAYTPTEAQAAHEAGADFVKIFPAEALGPGYIKALRAPLPHLRIVPTGGVDVHNVADFLKAGCAALGIGSSLVSQKILQAAGWPELTRRAAQFVKAAQEGRSSIP from the coding sequence ATGACACGTTCCAAATCAGAAATCGATTCGCTCCTGGTCAATCCAGGAATTATCGCCGTGGTCCGCGCGCAAAGCGCAGAACAAGTGCTGCCCCTCTCCGAAGCACTTCTCGAAGGCGGCGTCCGTGCCATCGAAATCACCATGACCACCCCCAATGCCCTCGCCGCCATCCGCGACGCCCGCCAGCGCCTTGGCCAACGCGCGCTGATCGGTGTTGGGACCGTTCTCGATCTGGGTATCTGTCGCGCGGCAATCGCGGCGGGTGCTGAATTCGTAGTCACACCGGTTTGCCGCCCGGAGTTTGTGCCCATTGCGCATGATGCCGAGCGGGTCGTCATGCTCGGCGCCTACACTCCCACCGAAGCGCAAGCCGCTCATGAAGCCGGCGCGGATTTCGTCAAGATTTTCCCCGCTGAGGCCTTGGGCCCTGGCTACATCAAGGCCCTGCGCGCTCCCCTGCCCCATTTGCGAATCGTGCCGACCGGTGGAGTGGATGTTCACAATGTGGCTGATTTCCTCAAAGCCGGCTGTGCCGCCCTGGGAATCGGTTCATCCCTGGTTTCCCAGAAAATCCTTCAGGCTGCCGGCTGGCCGGAGCTGACCCGCCGCGCCGCCCAGTTCGTCAAGGCCGCCCAAGAAGGCCGCAGCTCTATTCCTTGA